A window from Pseudomonas sp. Tri1 encodes these proteins:
- a CDS encoding HAMP domain-containing sensor histidine kinase translates to MSASFSLQKRLCLGLTLGMTVLWLAATVGTWRVVQQELDEMFDSALAETAQRILPLAVLEISNREDADKAQLVAALKMHKEYLTYLVRDAQGRILMQSHDANPKIFSKQPTEGFSTTGKYRLYGASALRESVFIEIAEPLGHRREAAREALLALLLPLLILIPVSLLGTWLFVRMSLRSVLAYRRAVENRGAGDLSPIKVLRLPAEINPLADAVNHLLKRLRKALEAERSFTANSAHELRTPLAATLAQVQRLRHEAPEGPLRLRAAKIEHSLRELARLSEKLMQLAKAEGAGLLSQTPQDLIPLLAHVVDEWRHSSDRLIELQLPAQASVYSTIDPDAFGILLRNLIENALKYGAADQPIEVSLSDQALLRVVNGGPVVPEPVLQQLTERFVRGQSDVSGSGLGLAIVKTIVQGVNGRIMLASPAKDRQDGFEVGVWLPLASTIEG, encoded by the coding sequence ATGAGTGCCTCGTTCAGCCTGCAAAAACGCCTTTGCCTGGGATTGACGCTGGGCATGACCGTGCTTTGGCTTGCCGCGACCGTCGGCACATGGCGGGTGGTGCAGCAGGAGTTGGATGAGATGTTCGACAGCGCGCTGGCGGAGACCGCGCAGCGGATCCTGCCCTTGGCCGTGCTGGAAATCAGCAATCGTGAAGACGCGGATAAGGCGCAACTGGTGGCAGCGCTGAAAATGCACAAGGAATACCTGACCTACTTGGTCCGCGATGCCCAGGGCCGGATCCTGATGCAGTCCCACGATGCCAATCCGAAAATCTTCAGTAAACAACCGACTGAAGGCTTCTCCACCACTGGCAAATACCGTCTGTATGGCGCCAGTGCACTGCGCGAGTCGGTGTTCATCGAAATCGCCGAGCCCCTTGGGCATCGTCGTGAGGCTGCTCGGGAAGCTTTGTTGGCCTTGCTCTTGCCGTTATTGATATTGATACCCGTCAGCCTGTTGGGCACCTGGTTATTCGTGCGCATGAGCCTGCGCAGTGTGCTGGCCTATCGGCGTGCCGTGGAGAACCGTGGCGCCGGTGATCTGTCGCCGATCAAGGTGTTGCGCTTGCCGGCGGAAATCAATCCGCTGGCGGATGCGGTCAACCATTTGCTCAAGCGCTTGCGCAAGGCCTTGGAAGCCGAGCGCAGTTTTACCGCCAACAGTGCCCATGAATTGCGCACGCCCTTGGCCGCGACCTTGGCCCAGGTCCAGCGCCTGCGCCATGAAGCCCCCGAGGGCCCGTTGCGGCTGCGTGCGGCGAAAATCGAACACTCGCTACGCGAATTGGCGCGGCTCTCGGAAAAACTCATGCAACTGGCCAAGGCCGAGGGCGCAGGGCTGTTGTCGCAAACGCCCCAGGACCTCATTCCGTTGCTGGCCCATGTGGTCGATGAGTGGCGTCACAGCAGTGATCGGCTGATCGAGTTGCAGCTTCCTGCGCAGGCCAGTGTGTACTCGACCATTGACCCGGACGCTTTTGGGATCCTTTTGCGCAACCTGATCGAAAATGCCTTGAAGTACGGCGCGGCCGATCAACCCATTGAAGTCAGCCTCTCTGACCAAGCGTTGCTACGGGTGGTCAACGGTGGGCCCGTGGTGCCGGAACCCGTGTTGCAGCAGTTGACCGAACGTTTCGTGCGCGGTCAGAGTGACGTCAGCGGGTCGGGGTTGGGTTTGGCGATTGTCAAAACGATTGTGCAAGGGGTGAACGGACGAATCATGCTGGCATCACCGGCAAAAGACCGGCAGGACGGATTCGAAGTCGGCGTCTGGTTACCGCTCGCCTCGACGATCGAAGGTTGA
- a CDS encoding transketolase has translation MTTPAPYVSSKPLTERAHNIRRHALRMGQVQGQGYVGQALGAADLLAVSYFHALNYRPEEPDWEERDRFYLSIGHYAIALYAALIEAQIIPLDELQTYGADDSRLPMSGMAAYTPGMEITGGSLGQGLGIAVGACLGLKRKGSPAFVYNLLSDGELNEGSTWEAVMSASHWKLDNLIAIVDVNNQQADGYSSEILSFEPIVDRWQAFGWFTQRVDGNDLDALVSAFDAARNHTAGQPRVIICDTRMGKGVPFLENREKTHFIRVEEHEWDLALNNLEEGKNQ, from the coding sequence ATGACGACCCCTGCTCCATACGTTTCATCCAAGCCGCTGACCGAGCGCGCCCACAACATCCGCCGCCACGCGCTGCGCATGGGCCAGGTCCAGGGCCAAGGCTATGTCGGCCAGGCCCTCGGCGCCGCCGACCTGTTGGCTGTTTCATATTTTCACGCCTTGAACTATCGGCCCGAAGAACCGGATTGGGAGGAACGCGATCGCTTCTACCTCTCCATCGGCCACTATGCGATTGCGCTGTATGCGGCCTTGATCGAAGCACAAATCATCCCGCTCGATGAATTGCAAACCTACGGTGCGGACGACAGTCGCCTGCCCATGTCAGGCATGGCCGCCTACACCCCCGGCATGGAGATCACCGGCGGCTCCCTCGGCCAGGGCCTGGGCATCGCGGTCGGTGCCTGCCTGGGTCTGAAGCGCAAAGGCTCGCCCGCCTTCGTCTACAACCTGTTGTCCGACGGTGAACTGAACGAAGGTTCGACCTGGGAAGCCGTCATGTCGGCGTCGCACTGGAAGCTCGACAACCTGATTGCCATAGTTGACGTCAACAACCAACAGGCCGATGGCTACTCCAGCGAAATCCTCTCGTTCGAGCCCATCGTCGATCGCTGGCAGGCCTTCGGCTGGTTCACCCAGCGCGTCGATGGCAACGACCTGGATGCTCTGGTGAGCGCCTTCGACGCAGCGCGCAACCACACTGCCGGCCAACCCCGGGTCATCATCTGCGATACCCGCATGGGCAAAGGTGTGCCGTTCCTGGAAAACCGCGAAAAGACTCACTTCATCCGTGTCGAAGAACACGAATGGGACCTGGCGTTGAACAACCTTGAAGAAGGAAAAAACCAATGA
- a CDS encoding amidohydrolase family protein has translation MPDTCSTPFTGIDAHAHVFSRELKLAAARRYTPDYDATLAQYLKHLQSHGLSHGVLVQPSFLGTDNRYLLAALRQAPEQLRGVVVLEPDVSRAVLDDMARSGVVGVRLNLMGKALPDFRDAAWRGFFGHLAELDWHVELHRNVEDLPGLIRQLMPFGIKLVIDHFGRPDARLGTAQPGFAELMELGQGGRVWMKVSAIYRLAGTEQQNLAFARASLSLLEQNFGPRRLVWGSDWPHTQHEGNVGFDTVMAQLQALQCSAPLMRALLVETARSLFRF, from the coding sequence ATGCCTGATACCTGTTCCACGCCGTTCACCGGCATCGACGCCCATGCTCATGTGTTCAGCCGCGAGTTGAAGCTGGCCGCGGCGCGGCGTTATACCCCCGACTATGACGCCACGCTTGCGCAGTACCTCAAACACCTGCAAAGCCATGGCCTGAGCCATGGTGTATTGGTGCAGCCGAGCTTTCTCGGTACCGATAACCGCTACCTGCTGGCAGCGTTGCGGCAGGCTCCGGAGCAATTGCGCGGGGTCGTGGTGCTGGAGCCAGACGTCAGCCGCGCGGTGTTGGACGACATGGCCCGGTCAGGCGTGGTCGGCGTGCGTTTGAACCTGATGGGCAAAGCCTTGCCTGACTTTCGCGACGCTGCCTGGAGAGGTTTTTTCGGCCACCTCGCTGAATTGGATTGGCATGTTGAATTACACCGCAATGTTGAGGATTTGCCTGGACTGATTCGTCAGTTGATGCCGTTCGGCATCAAGCTGGTGATCGATCACTTCGGCCGTCCTGACGCACGTTTGGGCACTGCTCAACCCGGTTTTGCCGAGTTGATGGAGTTGGGCCAGGGGGGGCGGGTGTGGATGAAGGTTTCCGCTATCTATCGATTGGCCGGGACAGAGCAACAGAACCTGGCGTTCGCCCGAGCCTCATTGTCCCTGTTGGAGCAGAATTTCGGCCCGCGCCGTCTGGTGTGGGGCAGCGACTGGCCGCATACGCAGCATGAAGGCAATGTCGGTTTCGATACCGTGATGGCGCAGTTGCAAGCCTTACAGTGCTCGGCGCCGCTTATGCGCGCGTTGCTGGTGGAGACTGCTCGGTCGTTGTTCAGGTTTTGA
- a CDS encoding SDR family NAD(P)-dependent oxidoreductase, which translates to MLLQGKVAIITGAASARGIGRATATTFAQQGARVVILDLDESAARDAAASLGEGHLGLAANVADEQQVQSAVATILEHFGRIDILVNNAGITQPLKTLDIRPSDYDKVLDVSLRGTLLMSQAVIPTMRQQSAGSIVCMSSVSAQRGGGIFGGPHYSAAKAGVLGLAKAMARELGPDKVRVNSIAPGLIHTDITGGLMQDERRHAIIDGIPLGRLGEAQDVANAALFLASDLSAYLTGITLDVNGGMLIH; encoded by the coding sequence ATGCTTCTTCAAGGCAAAGTCGCGATCATCACCGGTGCCGCTTCGGCACGGGGTATCGGCCGTGCGACAGCGACCACGTTCGCGCAACAAGGTGCTCGCGTGGTGATCCTTGATCTGGATGAATCCGCCGCCCGTGACGCCGCCGCCTCCCTGGGCGAAGGCCATCTGGGCCTTGCGGCGAATGTCGCAGATGAACAGCAGGTCCAGAGCGCCGTCGCTACGATCCTCGAACATTTCGGCCGCATCGACATCCTGGTCAACAATGCCGGCATCACCCAACCCCTCAAGACCCTGGATATCCGCCCTTCGGATTATGACAAAGTGCTGGACGTCAGCCTGCGCGGCACCTTGCTCATGTCCCAGGCGGTGATCCCGACCATGCGCCAACAGTCTGCCGGCAGCATCGTCTGCATGTCGTCGGTGTCCGCGCAACGCGGTGGCGGCATTTTCGGCGGCCCTCATTACAGTGCCGCCAAGGCCGGGGTGCTGGGGTTGGCCAAAGCCATGGCCCGCGAATTGGGACCGGATAAAGTACGCGTCAACTCCATCGCCCCCGGCCTGATCCACACCGATATCACCGGCGGCCTGATGCAGGACGAACGGCGCCACGCGATCATCGACGGCATCCCGCTGGGCCGCCTCGGTGAAGCCCAGGACGTGGCCAACGCCGCCCTGTTTCTGGCCAGCGACCTGTCTGCGTACCTGACCGGCATCACCCTGGATGTGAACGGCGGCATGCTGATTCACTGA
- a CDS encoding MFS transporter: MTTLSLEAVSTVRTNAYRKTAWRLMPFLMLCYLCAYLDRVNVGFAKLQMMNDLALSETVYGLGAGMFFIGYFLCEVPSNIILHKVGARVWIARIMITWGIISALFAFVETAWQFYALRFLLGIAEAGLAPGLLLYLTYWFPSYRRARMTVLWFIAIPLSGMVGGPLSGWIMNHFAGMHGWAGWQWMFVLEAIPTVVVGLLVLSYLKDGVHQASWLDDDEKALISRELAEDDQKKVTHASVGEFIRDRRLWLLAGIYFCVVMGQYAITFWLPTLVRNAGVSDPLHIGFLTSLPYICAIAAMLLVGRSGDKHRERRWHLIAPMIAGALGLTLAALLGGNIVLSILSLCLAASGILSASSMFWMLPTTLLGGVSAAAGIAAVNSFANLAGFCSPYLIGWITTQTGSSAIGMYLITGVLLGGASLVLRIPAALVNR, translated from the coding sequence ATGACAACCCTGTCGCTCGAAGCGGTTTCGACCGTGCGCACCAACGCCTACCGCAAGACCGCGTGGCGCCTGATGCCTTTCCTGATGTTGTGCTACCTGTGCGCCTACCTCGATCGCGTGAATGTCGGCTTTGCCAAGCTGCAGATGATGAACGACCTGGCCCTCAGCGAAACGGTCTATGGACTGGGCGCGGGCATGTTCTTCATCGGTTACTTTCTGTGTGAGGTGCCCAGCAACATCATTCTGCACAAGGTCGGCGCACGCGTGTGGATCGCCCGGATCATGATCACCTGGGGCATCATTTCCGCCCTGTTCGCCTTTGTCGAAACCGCCTGGCAGTTTTATGCCCTGCGCTTTCTGCTCGGTATTGCCGAAGCGGGCCTGGCGCCTGGCCTGCTGCTCTATCTGACCTACTGGTTCCCATCGTACCGACGTGCCCGCATGACGGTGCTGTGGTTCATCGCCATTCCGCTGTCGGGCATGGTCGGCGGCCCGCTGTCCGGCTGGATCATGAACCACTTCGCCGGCATGCACGGCTGGGCCGGCTGGCAATGGATGTTTGTACTGGAAGCCATTCCCACGGTCGTAGTCGGGCTGTTGGTGCTCAGCTACCTCAAGGACGGCGTACATCAGGCCAGCTGGCTCGATGACGATGAAAAAGCCCTGATCAGCCGCGAGCTGGCCGAGGACGACCAGAAGAAAGTCACTCATGCGTCCGTGGGTGAGTTCATTCGCGACCGACGCCTGTGGCTGCTGGCAGGCATTTACTTCTGCGTAGTGATGGGCCAGTACGCAATCACCTTCTGGCTGCCTACCCTGGTGCGCAACGCCGGGGTGTCCGATCCGTTGCATATCGGTTTTCTGACAAGCCTTCCCTACATCTGTGCGATTGCCGCCATGTTGCTGGTCGGACGCAGTGGCGACAAACATCGCGAGCGGCGCTGGCATCTTATTGCGCCGATGATTGCCGGAGCACTGGGCTTGACCCTCGCCGCGCTGCTCGGCGGCAACATCGTGCTCTCGATCCTGAGCCTGTGCCTGGCAGCGTCCGGCATCCTGTCCGCCTCCTCGATGTTCTGGATGCTGCCCACCACCTTGCTCGGTGGTGTGTCAGCCGCCGCAGGCATCGCGGCAGTCAACAGTTTCGCCAACCTCGCAGGATTCTGCTCGCCCTACCTGATCGGCTGGATCACCACACAGACCGGCTCCAGCGCCATCGGCATGTACCTGATCACCGGCGTTCTGCTGGGTGGAGCCTCGCTGGTGCTGCGCATTCCCGCCGCCCTGGTCAATCGTTGA
- a CDS encoding alpha/beta hydrolase yields the protein MRSDERLDPAFQSLVSPGTEAWTLSTLPAIRTRVHSTFRSMHRSGAEELWTTGTDAERLRLCLYRPKASTRSGAFAAILYLHGGGFVLGKPEMADDTLCELAETLQAIIVAVDYRLAPEHPFPVPLEDCYAALGWIFENQHNFRFDLRRIVVMGHSAGGGLAAALSILARDRGEYSLAGQVLIYPMLDHRTGSTDSPYPPTGAAGLSWLPAPNKFCWDCLRGDYNLDDHRIGLFSPALQPDLGNLPATFISVGSLDLFLMEDVEFAMRLSRAGVAMELHVYPGAPHMFDQVAGRITTQSTLDITRALQAIVQ from the coding sequence TTGAGGTCAGATGAACGGCTTGACCCCGCCTTTCAGAGCCTGGTCAGCCCTGGAACTGAAGCGTGGACATTGAGCACACTACCGGCCATTCGCACGCGTGTGCATTCGACGTTCAGATCCATGCACCGCAGCGGCGCAGAAGAACTCTGGACAACAGGCACCGATGCCGAACGCTTGCGCCTGTGCCTGTACAGGCCGAAGGCATCGACCCGCAGCGGGGCCTTTGCGGCAATCCTGTATCTCCACGGTGGAGGCTTTGTCCTCGGCAAGCCCGAAATGGCGGATGACACTCTGTGTGAACTGGCTGAGACGCTGCAGGCGATCATCGTCGCGGTGGATTATCGGCTGGCGCCCGAACATCCCTTTCCCGTCCCCCTTGAAGACTGTTATGCAGCGCTCGGTTGGATATTCGAAAACCAGCACAACTTTCGCTTCGATCTGCGACGCATCGTCGTCATGGGCCATAGCGCTGGTGGCGGACTCGCCGCCGCACTGTCCATTCTGGCCCGCGACAGGGGCGAATACTCCCTTGCCGGCCAAGTGCTCATCTACCCGATGCTCGATCACCGTACAGGCTCGACCGACTCGCCTTATCCACCCACAGGCGCAGCTGGGCTCAGTTGGTTACCGGCGCCCAATAAATTCTGCTGGGATTGCCTGCGCGGCGACTACAACCTGGATGACCACCGGATCGGCCTGTTTTCACCGGCCTTGCAACCGGATCTTGGCAACCTGCCTGCGACCTTCATCTCAGTCGGGTCGCTGGACCTGTTCCTCATGGAAGACGTCGAGTTCGCCATGAGGTTATCCCGCGCAGGGGTTGCCATGGAACTCCATGTCTATCCTGGCGCCCCGCATATGTTCGACCAGGTGGCCGGGCGTATCACGACGCAATCGACGCTCGACATCACTCGGGCGCTGCAAGCGATTGTGCAGTAG
- a CDS encoding GntR family transcriptional regulator translates to MNSLSSDVRLPLYQRLRDQLAEQIANNRWRPGEAIPTEAALSAEYQLSTGTVRKAVDALVSEGVLERQQGRGTFIRRPQFQSSLFRFFRFQSAAGERRVPESRILSIEPVPAPSAVAQALGLPVDAPVIRIVRVRLLDVKPVLAEEIWLPRSRFQPLLEIDLSQKGPLLYPIYEETCGQVVAYAEETLTAESVSDVHARLLQVPVNSPVVVIERLARDYAGTPLEWRRSRGHAEHFRYSVEIR, encoded by the coding sequence ATGAACTCTCTCTCCAGCGATGTCCGCCTACCGCTCTATCAACGTCTGCGCGACCAATTGGCCGAACAGATCGCCAACAATCGCTGGCGTCCGGGGGAGGCGATTCCTACCGAGGCCGCGCTGTCGGCCGAATACCAACTGTCCACTGGCACTGTGCGCAAAGCGGTCGATGCGCTGGTCAGTGAAGGTGTCCTGGAGCGTCAGCAAGGGCGCGGTACGTTCATTCGACGGCCGCAGTTTCAGTCCTCGCTGTTCCGGTTCTTCCGGTTTCAAAGCGCTGCCGGTGAACGCCGGGTGCCGGAGAGCCGCATCTTGTCCATCGAGCCCGTGCCGGCACCTTCGGCGGTGGCTCAGGCGCTGGGGCTGCCGGTCGACGCGCCGGTGATTCGCATCGTGCGTGTGCGTCTGTTGGACGTGAAACCGGTACTGGCCGAAGAAATCTGGCTGCCGCGTAGCCGCTTCCAACCGTTGCTCGAGATCGACCTGAGCCAGAAAGGGCCTTTGCTGTACCCCATCTATGAAGAAACCTGCGGCCAGGTGGTCGCCTATGCCGAAGAGACCCTCACCGCCGAATCGGTGAGTGACGTGCACGCGCGATTGCTGCAGGTGCCGGTCAATAGCCCGGTGGTGGTGATCGAGCGTCTGGCGCGTGACTACGCCGGCACCCCCCTGGAGTGGCGACGCTCACGTGGGCATGCCGAGCATTTCCGCTACAGCGTGGAAATTCGCTGA
- a CDS encoding MFS transporter: MFSWYRQVTARERKTFWACFGGWSLDALEVQMFGLAIPALIAAFALSKGDAGLISGVTLVTSAIGGWVGGTLSDRYGRVRTLQWMILWFSCFTFLSAFVTGFHQLLIVKALQGFGIGGEWAAGAVLMAETINPKYRGKVMGTVQSAWAVGWGLAVGVFTLIYSFVPQDMAWRVMFIVGLLPSFLIIWVRRNVEEPDSFQRLQKEKAIPQSFFKSLAGIFRPELIRVTLFGGLLGLGAHGGYHAVMTWLPTFLKTERNLSVLNSGGYLAVIIFAFWCGCVVSGLLIDRIGRRKNIVLFALCCVVTVQCYVFLPLTNTQMLFLGFPLGFFAAGIPASLGALFNELYPADVRGAGVGFCYNFGRVLSAVFPFLVGHMSDSMSLGSAIGIDAGIAYGVAVVAALCLPETRGRSLEASAASVQTAAGGTESARA; this comes from the coding sequence ATGTTCAGCTGGTATCGCCAAGTCACTGCGCGGGAGCGCAAAACGTTTTGGGCCTGCTTCGGGGGATGGTCGCTCGACGCGCTGGAAGTACAGATGTTCGGCCTGGCGATACCGGCGCTGATCGCCGCATTCGCCTTGAGCAAGGGGGATGCGGGGCTGATCAGCGGCGTGACCCTGGTCACCTCGGCCATTGGTGGTTGGGTTGGTGGCACGCTGTCGGACCGCTACGGTCGGGTGCGTACGCTGCAATGGATGATCCTGTGGTTCTCGTGCTTCACTTTCTTGTCGGCATTCGTTACCGGCTTCCACCAGTTGTTGATCGTCAAGGCCCTGCAGGGGTTCGGGATCGGTGGGGAATGGGCTGCCGGTGCGGTATTGATGGCCGAGACCATCAACCCCAAGTACCGCGGCAAGGTCATGGGCACGGTTCAAAGTGCCTGGGCGGTGGGCTGGGGACTGGCGGTCGGGGTCTTCACGCTGATCTATTCCTTCGTGCCGCAGGACATGGCCTGGCGGGTGATGTTCATCGTTGGTTTGCTGCCGTCGTTCCTGATCATCTGGGTGCGGCGCAACGTCGAAGAGCCCGACAGCTTCCAGCGCCTGCAAAAAGAGAAGGCCATCCCGCAGAGTTTCTTCAAGTCATTGGCCGGCATCTTTCGTCCGGAACTGATCCGCGTGACACTGTTTGGCGGGCTGTTGGGCCTGGGTGCCCATGGCGGTTATCACGCGGTGATGACCTGGCTGCCGACCTTTCTCAAGACCGAGCGCAACCTGTCGGTGCTGAACTCCGGCGGCTACCTGGCGGTGATCATTTTTGCCTTCTGGTGTGGCTGTGTGGTCAGTGGCTTGCTGATCGATCGCATTGGCCGGCGCAAAAACATCGTGTTGTTCGCATTGTGCTGCGTGGTGACTGTGCAGTGTTATGTGTTCCTGCCACTGACCAATACCCAGATGCTGTTCCTCGGGTTCCCGCTCGGCTTCTTCGCCGCCGGCATTCCGGCCAGCCTCGGCGCGCTGTTCAATGAGTTGTATCCGGCGGACGTACGCGGCGCCGGTGTGGGATTTTGCTACAACTTTGGCCGTGTGCTCTCGGCGGTGTTCCCGTTCCTGGTCGGCCACATGAGCGACTCCATGTCCTTGGGGTCGGCCATCGGTATCGATGCCGGGATTGCCTATGGCGTAGCCGTGGTCGCGGCGCTGTGCTTGCCGGAAACCCGAGGGCGTAGCCTCGAAGCCTCGGCGGCATCGGTGCAAACCGCTGCCGGCGGGACCGAGAGCGCCCGAGCCTGA
- a CDS encoding transketolase family protein encodes MSNAANTPTATGEPGKKRLTTSAMIASIAAEGQATKPAPFGHALAALAEQRSDIVGLSADLSKYTDLHIFAKAHPDRFYQMGMAEQLLMSAAAGMAREGFVPFATTYAVFASRRAYDFICMAIAEENLNVKIVCGLPGLTTGYGPSHQATDDLAIFRAMPNLMVVDPCDALEIEQAVPAIAAHQGPVYMRLLRGNVPLVLDEYGYTFEIGKAKTLRTGNDVLIISTGLMTMRALEAAKQLQADGVDVAVLHVPTIKPLDEHTILAEARKPGRLVVTAENSSIIGGLGEAVATVLLRNGVTPTFRQIALPDAFLDAGALPTLHDRYGISTQAVCTQIKAWL; translated from the coding sequence ATGAGTAACGCCGCCAACACGCCGACTGCAACGGGTGAACCGGGCAAAAAGCGCCTGACCACTTCGGCGATGATCGCCTCGATTGCCGCCGAAGGCCAAGCGACAAAACCGGCACCGTTCGGCCACGCACTGGCTGCACTGGCCGAACAGCGCTCAGACATCGTCGGGCTGTCGGCCGACTTGTCCAAGTACACCGACCTGCACATCTTCGCCAAGGCGCACCCGGATCGCTTCTATCAGATGGGCATGGCCGAGCAGTTGCTGATGAGTGCGGCGGCGGGCATGGCCCGTGAAGGTTTCGTGCCTTTTGCCACGACCTATGCGGTGTTCGCCTCCCGTCGAGCCTACGACTTCATTTGCATGGCCATTGCCGAAGAGAACCTCAACGTCAAGATCGTCTGCGGCTTGCCTGGCCTCACCACCGGTTATGGCCCCAGCCACCAGGCCACCGATGACCTGGCGATCTTCCGCGCGATGCCTAATCTGATGGTCGTCGACCCGTGTGACGCACTGGAGATCGAGCAGGCAGTACCGGCCATTGCCGCCCATCAAGGCCCGGTTTATATGCGCTTGCTGCGCGGCAACGTACCCCTGGTGCTGGACGAGTACGGCTACACCTTTGAAATCGGCAAAGCCAAGACCCTGCGCACCGGCAACGATGTGCTGATTATCTCCACCGGCTTGATGACGATGCGTGCATTGGAGGCAGCCAAACAACTGCAGGCAGACGGCGTTGATGTCGCGGTATTGCATGTACCGACAATCAAACCGCTGGACGAACACACCATTCTCGCCGAAGCCCGCAAGCCTGGCCGCCTGGTAGTGACCGCAGAAAACAGCTCGATCATCGGCGGTTTGGGTGAAGCGGTGGCGACGGTCCTGCTGCGCAATGGTGTGACGCCAACGTTCAGGCAGATCGCCTTGCCGGACGCTTTCCTAGACGCCGGCGCCCTGCCGACACTGCATGATCGCTACGGCATTTCCACCCAGGCGGTTTGCACGCAAATCAAAGCCTGGCTGTAA
- a CDS encoding amidase → MIEITEVSIAQLRAALESGQTTAVELVQAYLARIEAYDGPNTPTALNAVVVRNPDALAQAQASDARRASGQTLGPLDGIPYTAKDSYLVKGLTAASGSPAFKDLVAYRDAFTIERLRAAGAICLGKTNMPPMANGGMQRGVYGRAESPYNGDYLTAPFASGSSNGAGTATAASFAAFGLAEETWSSGRGPASNNGLCAYTPSRGVISVRGNWPLTPTMDVVVPYARTMADLLEVLDVVVAQDPDTRGDLWRLQPWVPIPSVESVRPASYPSLATDPSALAGIRFGVPRMYINADPAAGTAPAPGIGGPTGQRIITRASVIDLWKEARQALEAYGAEVVEVDFPLVSNCEGDRPGAPTVFTRGLVSKEFLHHELWDLSAWAFDDFLRANGDPKLNRLADVDGPKIFPHDPGTLPNREDDLAAGMDEYVKMAQRGITPWDQIPTLPDGLRGLEQTRRIDLEDWMDRLGLDAVIFPTVADVGPADADINPESADIAWSNGVWVANGNLAIRHLGVPTVTVPMGVMADIGMPVGLTFAGRAYDDSTLLHLASAFESMGSKRMIPPRTPPLGSGKQ, encoded by the coding sequence ATGATCGAAATCACCGAAGTCTCCATTGCCCAGCTGCGTGCTGCCCTCGAGTCCGGCCAGACGACTGCGGTAGAGCTGGTCCAAGCCTACCTCGCCCGCATCGAGGCCTACGATGGCCCCAATACGCCTACCGCGCTCAATGCGGTGGTGGTTCGCAACCCCGATGCACTGGCGCAAGCGCAGGCGTCCGATGCCCGTCGGGCCAGCGGCCAGACACTGGGCCCGCTCGATGGCATTCCCTATACCGCCAAGGACAGTTATCTGGTGAAGGGGCTCACCGCCGCGTCCGGAAGCCCGGCTTTCAAGGACCTGGTGGCCTATCGCGATGCGTTCACCATCGAACGGCTACGCGCCGCCGGGGCGATCTGCCTCGGCAAGACCAATATGCCGCCCATGGCCAATGGCGGCATGCAACGCGGGGTGTATGGCCGTGCCGAGAGCCCGTACAACGGCGACTACCTCACCGCGCCATTTGCCTCGGGCTCCTCGAACGGTGCAGGCACGGCAACCGCGGCCAGTTTCGCGGCGTTCGGCCTTGCCGAGGAGACCTGGTCGAGCGGACGCGGCCCGGCCTCGAACAATGGCTTGTGCGCCTACACGCCGTCACGCGGCGTGATCTCGGTGCGCGGCAACTGGCCGTTGACGCCGACGATGGACGTGGTCGTGCCCTACGCCAGGACCATGGCCGACCTGCTCGAGGTGCTGGACGTGGTGGTGGCGCAAGATCCCGACACGCGGGGCGATCTATGGCGCCTGCAACCCTGGGTGCCGATTCCCAGTGTCGAGTCGGTGCGTCCCGCCTCGTATCCGAGCCTGGCAACCGACCCGAGTGCACTCGCCGGCATTCGCTTCGGCGTTCCGCGCATGTACATCAACGCCGACCCTGCAGCGGGCACGGCGCCCGCCCCTGGCATCGGCGGTCCGACGGGGCAGCGAATCATCACCCGTGCCTCGGTGATCGACCTCTGGAAAGAGGCCCGCCAAGCCCTTGAAGCCTATGGCGCCGAAGTAGTCGAGGTGGATTTTCCACTGGTGTCCAACTGCGAAGGCGATCGCCCAGGCGCCCCGACGGTGTTTACTCGTGGCCTGGTATCCAAGGAGTTCCTGCACCATGAACTGTGGGATCTGTCGGCCTGGGCCTTCGATGATTTCCTGCGGGCCAACGGTGACCCGAAACTGAACCGCCTGGCCGATGTCGACGGACCGAAGATCTTCCCTCACGACCCCGGCACCCTACCCAACCGCGAGGACGATCTCGCCGCGGGCATGGATGAATACGTGAAGATGGCCCAGCGCGGCATCACACCTTGGGATCAGATCCCCACCCTGCCTGATGGTCTGCGCGGACTTGAGCAAACTCGGCGAATCGATCTCGAAGACTGGATGGACCGGCTGGGCCTGGACGCGGTGATTTTCCCGACCGTCGCCGACGTTGGCCCCGCAGATGCCGATATCAATCCGGAGTCTGCCGATATCGCCTGGAGCAACGGCGTGTGGGTCGCCAATGGCAACCTTGCCATCCGCCACCTGGGTGTGCCCACCGTGACGGTGCCAATGGGCGTCATGGCGGACATCGGCATGCCTGTCGGCCTGACGTTTGCCGGACGTGCCTACGACGATTCGACGCTGTTGCACTTGGCTTCGGCATTTGAGTCGATGGGGTCCAAACGGATGATCCCCCCTCGGACGCCACCACTGGGGAGTGGCAAGCAATAA